The Balaenoptera acutorostrata chromosome 10, mBalAcu1.1, whole genome shotgun sequence genome has a window encoding:
- the LOC103015151 gene encoding LOW QUALITY PROTEIN: uncharacterized protein ARIH2OS (The sequence of the model RefSeq protein was modified relative to this genomic sequence to represent the inferred CDS: deleted 4 bases in 3 codons; substituted 1 base at 1 genomic stop codon) → MTRVGSPGGSASAGAPGGEGPDAPAPSCQGRRDLAGSDEGGAPAGLGRRAESPPLPRPAGVNKAXTRTAHLPGAVAPRPLSPGGPDRVGPGQKNRVQARRRRRRRANAGQTRTASSGEAVSAAPEVLRAVPSLPARGRPAVAGVAAGAGHRRRAGSSGQRAGPGISAYVLRPSPGGPIHRTTPGFRFPLRGLVRCLILCLPMHPRLNLNCLVAQFLQTV, encoded by the exons ATGACTCGAGTGGGGAGCCCCGGAGGCAGCGCGTCTGCCGGCGCGCCCGGCGGGGAGGGCCCAGATGCGCCGGCGCCA AGCTGCCAAGGGCGCCGGGACCTCGCGGGCAGCGACGAAGGCGGAGCCCCGGCCGGGCTAGGGAGGCGCGCGGAgagcccaccc ctcccccggcccgCCGGGGTAAACAAGGCCTAGACTCGCACCGCGCACTTACCGGGAGCCGTGGCCCCGCGGCCGCTGAGCCCGGGCGGGCCAGACCGTGTCGGGCCGGGCCAGAAGAACCGGGTCCaggcgcggcggcggcggaggcggcgggcCAACGCCGGTCAA ACCCGCACTGCTTCCTCCGGCGAAGCCGTCTCAGCAGCTCCGGAAGTGCTCAGAGCAGTTCCGTCACTTCCGGCCCGGGGTCGACCCGCGGTCGCCGGGGTCGCGGCAGGCGCTGGGCA TCGAAGGAGAGCTGGGTCTTCGGGTCAGCGCGCAGGGCCGGGAATTTCTGCGTACGTTCTGAGGCCATCGCCTGGTGGC CCGATTCACAGGACCACGCCAGGCTTCCGCTTCCCTCTCCGCGGCCTAGTTCGCTGCCTAATTCTTTGCCTTCCCATGCATCCAAGATTGAATCTTAACTGCCTTGTTGCACAGTTTCTTCAAACAGTATAG